The following are encoded in a window of Microcaecilia unicolor chromosome 7, aMicUni1.1, whole genome shotgun sequence genomic DNA:
- the LOC115473910 gene encoding arylamine N-acetyltransferase 2-like isoform X1, whose translation MAQKELVRRMDVSLYLDRIRYRGTTDPSLETLLGLHKCHVLSVPFESLSIHCGEKITLDPPSVYDKIVQRHRGGFCFENNSLFFWLLKEMGYQVQMVSGHVQNIFTKRYGPPNDHMVLLVDLGNQRWICDVGFGDAFRTPLLLEADKEQVQDNGVFKLQQDGEKWYLQRLLEDEGTGTQEWTSLYKFTQKEQKLEDFRGMCEYHQTSPSSIFFSKSFCSLHVPEGKVTYMGWRLIITTFTGTSSQKTTIQLPEEEIPNVLRERFGIVLTSQLIPKDDAIIPPPPIY comes from the exons ATGGCTCAGAAAGAACTAGTAAGA AGAATGGACGTATCTCTGTACTTGGACAGGATCAGATACCGTGGCACCACAGACCCATCTCTGGAGACCTTACTAGGATTGCACAAGTGTCATGTCCTCTCTGTACCATTTGAGAGCTTGAGCATTCACTGTGGAGAGAAGATCACACTGGATCCTCCATCTGTTTATGACAAGATTGTGCAGAGGCACCGTGGTGGCTTCTGCTTTGAGAACAATAGTCTATTCTTCTGGCTGTTGAAAGAAATGGGCTACCAGGTCCAGATGGTGTCAGGCCACGTGCAGAACATCTTCACCAAGCGATATGGCCCTCCCAATGATCACATGGTGCTGCTGGTGGACTTGGGTAACCAAAGGTGGATCTGTGATGTTGGCTTTGGTGATGCCTTTAGAACTCCTCTATTACTGGAAGCTGACAAGGAACAGGTTCAAGACAATGGTGTCTTTAAGCTCCAGCAAGATGGAGAGAAGTGGTACCTACAGAGACTCTTGGAAGATGAAGGTACTGGTACACAGGAGTGGACAAGTCTCTATAAATTTACACAGAAGGAACAGAAGCTGGAAGATTTCAGAGGCATGTGCGAATATCACCAAACCTCACCTAGCTCCATTTTCTTCTCCAAGTCCTTCTGTTCCTTGCATGTTCCTGAAGGGAAAGTGACATACATGGGCTGGAGATTGATCATTACCACATTCACTGGGACATCCAGTCAGAAGACCACTATCCAGCTTCCTGAAGAAGAGATTCCCAATGTGCTGAGAGAGCGGTTTGGGATAGTGTTGACCAGCCAACTTATCCCAAAAGATGATGCAATCATTCCGCCTCCTCCCATCTATTAA
- the LOC115473910 gene encoding arylamine N-acetyltransferase 2-like isoform X2, translating into MDVSLYLDRIRYRGTTDPSLETLLGLHKCHVLSVPFESLSIHCGEKITLDPPSVYDKIVQRHRGGFCFENNSLFFWLLKEMGYQVQMVSGHVQNIFTKRYGPPNDHMVLLVDLGNQRWICDVGFGDAFRTPLLLEADKEQVQDNGVFKLQQDGEKWYLQRLLEDEGTGTQEWTSLYKFTQKEQKLEDFRGMCEYHQTSPSSIFFSKSFCSLHVPEGKVTYMGWRLIITTFTGTSSQKTTIQLPEEEIPNVLRERFGIVLTSQLIPKDDAIIPPPPIY; encoded by the coding sequence ATGGACGTATCTCTGTACTTGGACAGGATCAGATACCGTGGCACCACAGACCCATCTCTGGAGACCTTACTAGGATTGCACAAGTGTCATGTCCTCTCTGTACCATTTGAGAGCTTGAGCATTCACTGTGGAGAGAAGATCACACTGGATCCTCCATCTGTTTATGACAAGATTGTGCAGAGGCACCGTGGTGGCTTCTGCTTTGAGAACAATAGTCTATTCTTCTGGCTGTTGAAAGAAATGGGCTACCAGGTCCAGATGGTGTCAGGCCACGTGCAGAACATCTTCACCAAGCGATATGGCCCTCCCAATGATCACATGGTGCTGCTGGTGGACTTGGGTAACCAAAGGTGGATCTGTGATGTTGGCTTTGGTGATGCCTTTAGAACTCCTCTATTACTGGAAGCTGACAAGGAACAGGTTCAAGACAATGGTGTCTTTAAGCTCCAGCAAGATGGAGAGAAGTGGTACCTACAGAGACTCTTGGAAGATGAAGGTACTGGTACACAGGAGTGGACAAGTCTCTATAAATTTACACAGAAGGAACAGAAGCTGGAAGATTTCAGAGGCATGTGCGAATATCACCAAACCTCACCTAGCTCCATTTTCTTCTCCAAGTCCTTCTGTTCCTTGCATGTTCCTGAAGGGAAAGTGACATACATGGGCTGGAGATTGATCATTACCACATTCACTGGGACATCCAGTCAGAAGACCACTATCCAGCTTCCTGAAGAAGAGATTCCCAATGTGCTGAGAGAGCGGTTTGGGATAGTGTTGACCAGCCAACTTATCCCAAAAGATGATGCAATCATTCCGCCTCCTCCCATCTATTAA